A genomic window from Prochlorococcus sp. RS04 includes:
- a CDS encoding RNB domain-containing ribonuclease: MFTSSSIIDNLNQSDGLEYKKLCRLLKITKKSDKDKLDIALTALKTLEIINKNENDEYTCIKDNDHLVAKIRCSSKGYCFAVRGKDKEDIYIKENLLNHAWNGDKVLVRIIKEGYRRRSPEGIVDCILERSNQILLSKVEIINNDVYGIPIDDRILSKIKLPKENEKYTFNPDKKNIVKVEIDRFPIGQEEGLGHVIKELKLNNNEDYDTEFVLSKSNIVKSYDLNNIESKKIEQRERIDLTDKNSYLFKSWNSNNSPMLPMIQIEHGKNKNTKLWIHTNNLAERVDLNSKKSLEIFFKGFESLPLLNDWQNHLGEAIRNDSEFKFGEKNEAISLCVNLNSDNEIIDWSFHLTLVKCTLIVGSDHTDALLSRKSKSRITSRVLKPIKEYVDDLDKILEISCSFRENHLLEGKVEIPAPLNKIEALEEFFIHNPAEYSKGYFETLNKEDCQTYLSPILYEANLIWFKHSNQYGLKSAGYTSNEIDHINANEIIKYSEFIDNDVELNEDGNLTFSQVIKLCDDDNKKRILHKLLINEFKDNEIRLISNDPDNDESEKLFISPWTVPGFDFINLINQYCIFNMIINGKKSKKSNIDAINISESNSLDLVNWDIFNSSTSKNLEILFNKFVIDKLNEFKYKVNQYKSNLINIKKVRKAEKLLGNIYSGFILSVQTYGFFVEISELNVEGLVHVSTLNNDWYEYRSRQNLLIGRKSKKSYKVGDAIEVKIIKVDILKYQIDLELT, encoded by the coding sequence ATGTTCACATCATCTTCAATAATTGATAATCTTAATCAGTCAGATGGGTTAGAATATAAAAAATTATGCAGATTATTAAAAATAACAAAGAAATCTGATAAAGATAAATTAGATATTGCTTTAACAGCTCTAAAAACACTTGAAATAATTAATAAAAATGAAAATGATGAATATACATGCATAAAGGATAATGATCATCTTGTCGCCAAAATAAGATGTAGTAGCAAAGGCTATTGCTTTGCTGTGAGAGGAAAAGACAAAGAAGATATCTACATTAAAGAAAATCTACTTAACCATGCATGGAATGGAGATAAAGTTTTAGTAAGGATAATAAAAGAGGGATATAGAAGAAGATCACCTGAAGGAATAGTTGATTGTATTCTTGAAAGATCAAATCAAATACTTCTTTCTAAAGTAGAAATAATAAACAATGATGTATATGGAATCCCAATTGACGATAGGATCCTTTCTAAAATTAAACTTCCAAAAGAGAATGAAAAATACACTTTCAATCCAGACAAAAAGAATATAGTAAAAGTTGAGATTGATAGATTCCCCATAGGTCAAGAAGAAGGACTAGGTCATGTGATAAAAGAACTAAAACTAAACAATAATGAAGACTATGATACAGAATTTGTTCTATCTAAAAGCAATATCGTTAAATCATACGATTTAAATAATATTGAATCAAAAAAAATAGAACAAAGGGAGAGAATAGACCTTACAGATAAAAACTCTTATTTATTCAAAAGTTGGAATTCTAATAACTCTCCAATGCTCCCAATGATACAAATAGAGCATGGAAAAAATAAAAATACTAAATTATGGATACATACAAATAATCTTGCAGAAAGAGTAGATCTTAATAGTAAAAAATCTCTAGAAATATTTTTCAAAGGCTTTGAATCATTACCCTTATTAAATGATTGGCAAAACCACCTTGGTGAAGCCATAAGAAATGATTCTGAATTTAAATTTGGCGAAAAGAATGAAGCAATAAGCCTCTGTGTAAATTTAAATAGTGATAATGAAATAATTGATTGGTCATTTCATCTTACTTTAGTTAAATGCACTCTTATTGTTGGAAGTGATCATACTGACGCGCTTCTATCTAGAAAAAGCAAATCAAGAATAACCTCTCGGGTATTAAAACCTATAAAGGAATATGTCGACGATTTAGATAAAATACTAGAAATTTCATGTTCATTCAGAGAAAACCATCTTTTGGAGGGTAAGGTGGAAATTCCTGCGCCACTGAATAAGATTGAAGCACTAGAAGAATTTTTTATTCACAATCCAGCTGAATATTCAAAAGGATATTTTGAAACATTAAATAAAGAAGATTGCCAAACTTACCTTTCACCAATACTATATGAAGCTAATTTAATATGGTTCAAACATTCAAATCAATATGGTTTAAAAAGTGCAGGATACACTTCAAATGAAATAGATCACATTAATGCTAATGAAATTATCAAATATTCAGAATTTATTGATAATGATGTAGAGCTTAATGAAGATGGCAATTTGACATTTAGTCAAGTAATTAAATTATGTGACGACGATAATAAAAAAAGAATCTTACATAAACTTCTAATTAATGAATTTAAGGACAATGAAATAAGGTTGATATCTAATGATCCTGATAATGATGAATCAGAAAAATTATTTATTTCTCCATGGACAGTTCCTGGATTTGACTTCATTAATCTAATTAACCAGTACTGTATTTTTAATATGATAATAAATGGTAAGAAATCAAAGAAAAGTAATATTGATGCAATCAATATATCGGAAAGTAATTCATTAGACCTAGTAAATTGGGATATATTTAATTCATCAACATCAAAAAATCTAGAAATATTATTTAACAAGTTTGTGATAGATAAACTTAATGAATTCAAGTACAAAGTTAACCAATATAAATCTAATTTGATAAATATAAAAAAAGTAAGAAAAGCAGAAAAATTACTAGGTAATATTTATAGTGGGTTTATTTTATCAGTGCAAACATATGGTTTCTTTGTTGAGATATCAGAACTAAATGTAGAGGGTTTAGTACACGTAAGCACTCTTAATAATGATTGGTATGAATACAGGTCAAGGCAAAATCTATTGATTGGAAGAAAATCTAAAAAATCATATAAAGTTGGAGATGCAATAGAAGTAAAAATAATAAAAGTCGATATTCTTAAATATCAAATTGATT
- a CDS encoding TMEM165/GDT1 family protein — protein MILSLLVSTFLTVFIAELGDKTQLATLTISGTSNKPLAVFLGSSSALVFASLLGALTGGSISSFLPEVVLKTIASITFFIIGIRLFINSFKIEQEEKEEKENK, from the coding sequence ATGATTTTAAGTTTATTAGTATCAACATTTCTAACTGTTTTCATAGCTGAATTAGGTGACAAAACTCAACTAGCTACTTTAACTATAAGTGGCACTTCAAATAAACCATTAGCAGTTTTTCTAGGATCTTCTTCAGCACTTGTTTTTGCAAGTTTACTAGGAGCTTTAACAGGTGGGTCTATTTCAAGTTTTTTACCAGAAGTAGTTCTTAAGACAATAGCCTCCATTACATTTTTCATCATTGGTATAAGGCTTTTTATCAACTCTTTCAAAATCGAACAAGAAGAAAAAGAAGAGAAAGAAAATAAATAG
- a CDS encoding TMEM165/GDT1 family protein, translating to MNSKIEKKENNLEKSFFSIFITTFTTIFIAELGDKTQIATLMLSAESGRPIIVFLGSSLALISSSIVGVLIGKWVSKKISPSKFALSTGTLMILISIFLAYETFKNYL from the coding sequence ATGAATAGTAAAATAGAAAAAAAAGAAAACAATCTAGAAAAAAGTTTTTTTTCAATATTTATAACGACTTTTACAACAATTTTTATTGCTGAACTTGGCGATAAAACTCAGATAGCCACATTAATGCTTTCTGCTGAATCGGGCAGGCCAATAATTGTTTTTCTTGGAAGTTCTCTAGCATTAATAAGCTCTAGCATAGTAGGAGTTCTTATTGGTAAATGGGTATCAAAAAAAATATCTCCTAGCAAATTTGCTTTATCTACTGGTACTTTAATGATATTGATAAGTATATTTTTAGCTTACGAAACATTCAAAAATTATTTATAA
- a CDS encoding YkgJ family cysteine cluster protein, which translates to MKSWTCIENCGACCKFDLNERSELANKLNKEDIALINSMTAKDGWCKNLDRENKKCLIYETRPHFCRVIEFSTSFKGYLKSGDKFLIDCCKQHISSNYGYQSKEMKTFRIAVSEK; encoded by the coding sequence ATGAAATCATGGACATGTATAGAAAATTGTGGAGCTTGTTGTAAATTCGATTTGAATGAAAGAAGCGAATTGGCTAACAAACTTAACAAAGAAGATATAGCTTTGATAAATTCGATGACAGCTAAAGACGGTTGGTGTAAAAACCTGGACAGAGAAAATAAAAAATGCTTAATTTATGAAACCAGACCACATTTTTGCCGGGTAATTGAATTTTCAACTTCATTTAAAGGATATTTAAAATCTGGTGATAAATTTTTAATAGATTGCTGCAAACAACATATTTCATCAAATTATGGATACCAAAGTAAAGAGATGAAAACTTTTAGAATTGCTGTTTCAGAAAAATGA
- the psb30 gene encoding photosystem II reaction center protein Ycf12/Psb30, which produces MATLIPLAVVALAGPAIIALVFYRK; this is translated from the coding sequence ATGGCAACACTTATTCCATTGGCTGTAGTTGCGTTAGCAGGACCAGCAATTATTGCTCTTGTATTTTACCGTA